In a genomic window of Punica granatum isolate Tunisia-2019 chromosome 6, ASM765513v2, whole genome shotgun sequence:
- the LOC116211482 gene encoding protein CHUP1, chloroplastic — MIVRLGFLVAASIAAYAVKQLNVKSSRPRDNDGARSKQQQDYEQDKVQRIYSSGGVKEGDGEEEEEEEVKLISSIFNSASRNTPYLDDEDILPEFEDLLSGEIDFPLPDKSDEANKDMVYETEMANNANELERLRRLVKELEEREVKLEGELLEYYGLKEQESDVLELQRQLKIKTVEIDMLNITINSLQAERKKLQDEISVGASAKKELKVAQNKIKELQRQIQLDANQTKGQLLLLKQQVSTLQAKEEAAVKNDVDVEKKLKAVKELEVEVVELKRINRELQHEKRELIVKLDATEARATKLENMTESDMVAAAREEVNKLRHANEDLLKQVEGLQMNRFSEVEELVYLRWVNACLRFELRNFQTPQGKISARDLNKSLSPRSKERAKQLMLEYAESERGQGDTDLESNFSHPSSPGSEDFDNASIDSSMSRYSSLSKKPSLIQKLKKWGRSKDDSSAFSSPARSFSGSPSRASMNLRPKGPLESLMLRNAGDSVAITTFGRMELEGANNSPKTPGGDSLNSVVSSFHLMSKSVEGVLDEKYPAYKDRHKLALEREKQIKERAEQARAEKFGNAIRSSGSSLDSRSKDDGGRMMPVMLPPKLSQIKEKKPTDSTDQSGNKTEESPAVSKMKLQEIERRPPRVPRPPPKSSGAAFTSTGPTAVPGGPPPPPPPPPGVPLPPPPPGGGPPRPPPPPGSLPRGPGSGDKVHRAPELVEFYQTLMKREAKKDTSSLLSSSLNVADARSNMIGEIENRSSFLLAVKADVETQGDFVQSLATEVRAASFASVEDLVAFVNWLDEELSFLVDERAVLKHFDWPESKADALREAAFEYQDLMKLEKRVSSFDDDPKLPCEAALKKMYSLLEKVEQSVYALLRTRDMAISRYKEFGIPVDWLSDTGVVGKIKLSSVQLARKYMKRVALELDALSGPEKEPNREFLVLQGVRFAFRVHQFAGGFDAESMKAFEDLRSRISTQTGEENKPEPS; from the exons ATGATAGTGAGGTTAGGCTTCTTGGTAGCTGCTTCCATTGCAGCTTATGCAGTCAAGCAGCTCAACGTTAAGTCCTCAAGGCCTCGAG ATAATGATGGAGCAAGGTCAAAGCAGCAACAAGATTACGAGCAAGACAAGGTGCAGCGAATATATTCTTCGGGTGGTGTCAAAGAGGGGGAT ggggaggaggaagaggaggaggaagtcAAATTGATCAGCAGCATATTTAATTCAGCTTCCCGCAACACTCCTTACCTCGACGATGAAGATATTTTACCTGAATTTGAAGATCTTCTGTCAGGAGAGATTGATTTCCCATTACCTGATAAATCCGATGAGGCAAACAAGGACATGGTTTATGAAACTGAGATGGCAAACAATGCAAATGAACTTGAGAGGTTGCGTAGACTAGTGAAGGAGTTGGAGGAAAGAGAAGTGAAGCTTGAAGGAGAACTTCTCGAGTATTATGGGCTGAAGGAACAGGAGTCAGATGTTCTGGAGCTGCAGAGACAGCTGAAGATAAAAACCGTTGAGATCGACATGTTAAACATCACTATTAACTCGTTGCAAGCTGAGAGGAAGAAGCTTCAGGATGAGATCTCAGTGGGAGCTTCAGCAAAGAAGGAGCTCAAGGTGGCACAGAATAAGATTAAGGAGCTCCAAAGGCAAATTCAGTTAGATGCTAACCAGACAAAGGGGCAACTATTGCTGCTTAAGCAGCAGGTCTCGACCCTTCAGGCGAAGGAGGAGGCAGCGGTGAAGAACGATGTTGATGTTGAGAAGAAGCTGAAGGCTGTGAAGGAGTTGGAGGTGGAAGTTGTGGAGCTCAAGAGGATAAACAGAGAACTTCAGCATGAGAAGAGGGAATTGATTGTGAAACTTGATGCCACTGAAGCTAGAGCTACAAAACTCGAAAACATGACAGAG AGTGACATGGTTGCTGCGGCGAGGGAAGAGGTCAACAAACTGAGGCATGCGAACGAGGACCTGTTGAAGCAAGTGGAAGGTCTCCAGATGAACCGGTTCAGTGAAGTCGAAGAGCTGGTCTACCTCCGGTGGGTCAATGCTTGCTTGAGGTTTGAGCTACGGAATTTCCAAACACCACAGGGAAAAATATCAGCACGTGATCTCAACAAGAGCCTGAGCCCAAGGTCAAAAGAGAGAGCTAAGCAATTAATGTTAGAGTACGCAGAATCTGAACGAGGCCAAGGGGACACAGATCTTGAGAGCAACTTCTCTCATCCATCTTCTCCTGGGAGTGAAGATTTCGACAATGCATCTATTGATAGTTCTATGAGCAGGTATAGTAGTTTGAGTAAGAAACCAAGCTTGATACAGAAGTTAAAGAAGTGGGGAAGGAGCAAGGATGATTCAAGTGCTTTCTCGTCACCTGCAAGATCATTCTCGGGCTCTCCCAGTAGGGCGAGCATGAATCTCCGCCCAAAGGGCCCCCTTGAGTCTTTGATGCTCAGGAATGCAGGGGATAGTGTAGCCATCACTACGTTTGGTAGGATGGAGCTGGAGGGTGCTAATAATTCTCCAAAGACTCCTGGAGGTGATTCCTTGAACTCCGTGGTGTCCTCGTTTCATCTGATGTCTAAGTCCGTTGAGGGAGTGTTGGATGAGAAGTACCCCGCGTACAAGGACCGTCACAAGTTGGCCCTGGAGAGGGAGAAGCAGATCAAAGAAAGAGCTGAGCAGGCAAGGGCTGAGAAATTTGGTAATGCTATTAGAAGCTCAGGTTCAAGTCTCGACTCTAGGTCCAAGGACGATGGAGGGAGGATGATGCCTGTGATGCTGCCCCCGAAGCTCTCACaaataaaggaaaagaagCCAACCGACTCAACTGACCAATCGGGTAATAAGACAGAGGAATCTCCTGCGGTGAGCAAGATGAAGCTCCAGGAGATCGAGCGGAGGCCTCCAAGAGTTCCTCGACCTCCTCCTAAGTCATCTGGAGCTGCTTTTACTAGCACTGGTCCCACTGCTGTGCCAGGCGGCCCACCACCACCTCCCCCACCACCACCAGGTGTTCCACTGCCTCCACCACCACCTGGTGGAGGGCCACCCAGGCCTCCTCCGCCACCAGGGAGCCTTCCCAGAGGGCCAGGAAGTGGCGATAAAGTCCATCGTGCTCCTGAGCTGGTTGAGTTCTATCAGACACTGATGAAACGGGAGGCGAAAAAGGACACTTCGTCCCTTCTTTCTTCATCATTGAATGTTGCGGATGCTAGGAGCAACATGATCGGGGAGATTGAGAATCGGTCATCATTCCTGTTAGCT GTGAAAGCTGATGTGGAAACTCAGGGTGATTTCGTTCAGTCCCTAGCCACCGAAGTTAGAGCAGCTTCCTTTGCCAGTGTAGAAGATTTGGTGGCCTTTGTGAACTGGCTAGATGAGGAGCTTTCCTTCTTG GTTGATGAAAGGGCAGTATTGAAGCATTTCGATTGGCCCGAAAGTAAAGCAGATGCATTGAGAGAGGCAGCATTCGAGTACCAGGATTTGATGAAGTTGGAGAAACGAGTTTCCTCTTTCGATGATGATCCCAAGCTCCCATGTGAAGCTGCCCTAAAGAAGATGTACTCATTGCTTGAAAA AGTTGAGCAGAGTGTTTATGCACTACTGCGAACGAGGGACATGGCTATTTCGAGATACAAGGAGTTCGGGATCCCAGTTGATTGGTTATCAGATACAGGAGTTGTTGGCAAG ATCAAGCTGTCATCAGTTCAGTTGGCAAGGAAGTACATGAAGCGAGTTGCCTTGGAGCTTGATGCGTTGAGCGGGCCCGAGAAAGAACCCAACAGAGAGTTTTTGGTT
- the LOC116211483 gene encoding uncharacterized protein LOC116211483, protein MSSSTAFPPPSLFLTSGGVRRRGVPVFLRRQYSLLSTLRFSRPGLLRAYASLAGQGPELSWGSADSNSEFNGWAVVEYPVVQKRGKKGLPKFVVGGIGASVAVLLAAIAQLSLSRQGFKFRLCSPLNALQGLLHKTERQANITKDTIPVSSESNTIEFEESSLTERVPDEIGDAVASGTSKKDVKLQRIIIPAAVDSTQQEALGLLRSLKIIEEGVRADELCTRREYARWLVRINSSLERNPRQRIVPTISLSGSTTAAFDDVSVEDPDFSSIQALAEAGVIPSKLLVKHTNHGSESQGKFLFLPERFISRQDLINWRVQLEYDFVPGLEEQISSSKVGFRDMKEVGSEISPEFLMDLLAGGKSIIRKVFGQMKRFQPSKPSTKGQAAVALTSGRMMEAIQAELSRVEAENSSRLIEMEEIRSELLGRGDIERVWNEKMKEEAARGLEVEKDYIAAIGDLEEEKILQKKTFEDHVKERAALECQRQLLLSLKEEVDEMSDRLSSERTIYVAEQLSVQEMITELQKKQEGLLDTKSILEAEKEAIRILRSWVEDEAKKNQARAKVLEEVGRRWRWDDQS, encoded by the exons ATGAGCTCATCCACCGCATTTCCTCCGCCGTCTCTCTTCCTCACCTCCGGCGGGGTACGGCGCCGCGGCGTGCCCGTGTTCCTCAGGCGGCAGTACTCGCTCCTCAGCACCCTCCGGTTCTCCAGGCCGGGACTTCTGCGCGCGTATGCTTCACTTGCCGGGCAAGGTCCCGAACTCTCGTGGGGCTCCGCCGATTCCAACTCCGAGTTCAATGGTTGGGCCGTCGTGGAGTACCCGGTGGTTCAGAAGAGAGGGAAGAAAG GCCTGCCGAAGTTTGTAGTTGGGGGAATTGGGGCGTCAGTTGCTGTTCTACTTGCTGCCATTGCTCAATTGTCGCTCTCCAGACAAG GGTTTAAGTTCCGTTTGTGCAGTCCCCTGAATGCCTTGCAAGGTCTGTTGCATAAAACTGAAAGGCAAGCTAATATCACCAAAGATACTATTCCAGTTTCATCAGAGAGCAATACCATCGAGTTTGAGGAAAGCTCACTGACAGAGAGGGTACCAGATGAAATCGGCGATGCTGTTGCTTCAG GAACTTCAAAGAAAGACGTCAAATTGCAGCGCATTATAATTCCAGCTGCTGTAGATTCGACTCAGCAGGAAGCTCTGGGGCTATTAAGAAGTCTGAAG ATAATTGAAGAGGGTGTTAGAGCTGACGAGCTATGCACAAGAAGGGAATATGCACGGTGGTTGGTTCGGATAAATTCTTCATTGGAAAG gaaCCCGAGGCAAAGAATTGTTCCAACAATCTCACTTTCTGGTTCAACTACTGCTGCATTTGATGATGTCAGTGTAGAGGATCCAGACTTCAGCTCGATCCAAG CCCTGGCGGAGGCGGGAGTCATTCCAAGCAAGCTTTTAGTGAAGCATACCAATCATGGTTCAGAAAGCCAAGGGAAGTTTTTGTTTCTTCCTGAGAG GTTTATCTCGAGACAGGATCTGATAAATTGGAGAGTTCAATTAGAGTATGATTTTGTCCCTGGATTAGAAGAACAG ATATCAAGTTCAAAGGTTGGATTCAGGGATATGAAGGAGGTCGGTTCAGAAATATCTCCTGAGTTTTTGATGGACCTTTTAGCTGGTGGCAAGAGCATAATCAGAAAAGTCTTTg GTCAAATGAAACGATTTCAACCTAGCAAACCTTCAACAAAAGGACAAGCTGCTGTGGCTCTTACAAGTGGCAGGATGATGGAAGCAATTCAGGCTGAATTATCAAGAGTAGAGGCCGAGAATTCTTCAAGACTGATTGAGATGGAAGAAATCAGATCTGAGTTGCTGGGCCGGGGAGACATAGAGAGGGTTTGGAACGAGAAGATGAAGGAAGAAGCAGCCCGAGGTCTGGAAGTTGAGAAGGATTATATTGCAGCAATTGGTGAcctggaggaggagaagattCTTCAGAAGAAGACTTTTGAAGATCATGTGAAGGAGAGAGCAGCTCTAGAATGTCAGAGGCAACTGCTCCTTAGCCTCAAAGAAGAAGTCGATGAGATGTCAGATAGGCTCTCTTCGGAGAGAACCATTTATGTGGCTGAGCAATTGAGTGTGCAGGAGATGATCACAGAGTTGCAGAAGAAGCAGGAAGGACTTCTCGATACAAAGTCAATTCTGGAAGCTGAGAAAGAAGCCATACGAATTCTAAG GTCATGGGTAGAGGATGAAGCGAAAAAGAACCAAGCTCGGGCTAAAGTTCTGGAGGAAGTTGGAAGGAGGTGGAGATGGGATGATCAATCTTAG
- the LOC116210097 gene encoding probable transmembrane ascorbate ferrireductase 4 produces MAAAAASSSSSSSSSSSSSSSSSSIFPLIFLARVSGLAVAFLVLSWAINFKAGFLPHSPSQEDLIYAVLHPLLMVIGFILVSGEAILVHKWLPGSRSLKKSVHLSLQGVALASGVFGIWTKFHGNDGVLANFYSLHSWMGLVCISLFGAQWLMGFLSFWHRGEVRSTRMKVLPWHIFLGLYTYGLAVATAETGLLEKLTFLQTTRNVPRHSSESMVVNGLGLGLALLSGIVILAAVSPMYDTLQRKLVYTDQTKNLTS; encoded by the exons ATGGCGGCAGCAGcagcttcttcctcttcctcctcctcctcttcttcttcttcttcttcttcttcttcttccattttccCACTTATCTTCCTTGCAAGAGTCTCAGGCTTGGCAGTGGCCTTCCTGGTCCTCTCATGGGCCATCAACTTCAAGGCCGGCTTCCTCCCACACTCCCCCTCCCAAGAAGACCTCATCTATGCC GTCCTGCATCCCCTGCTGATGGTCATCGGCTTCATCCTCGTCAGCGGAGAAG CAATTCTGGTACACAAGTGGCTGCCGGGGTCGAGGAGCTTGAAGAAGTCGGTGCATCTGAGCCTTCAGGGAGTGGCCTTGGCATCCGGGGTGTTTGGGATTTGGACCAAGTTCCATGGGAACGACGGTGTCTTGGCAAATTTCTACAGCCTCCATTCATGGATGGGTTTAGTCTGCATCTCCCTCTTTGGAGCTCAG TGGCTGATGGGTTTCTTGAGCTTTTGGCACCGTGGGGAGGTTCGTTCGACGAGAATGAAAGTCTTGCCGTGGCACATCTTCCTTGGTCTCTATACCTACGGGCTGGCCGTAGCCACTGCAGAGACCGGGCTTCTAGAGAAGCTGACGTTCCTGCAGACTACAAGGAATGTGCCTAGACACTCTTCCGAGTCCATGGTTGTTAACGGCTTGGGACTCGGACTCGCCCTACTCAGTGGCATTGTAATACTAGCGGCTGTTTCCCCGATGTACGATACTCTTCAGAGAAAACTTGTGTACACGGACCAAACCAAGAATTTAACGTCTTAG
- the LOC116210754 gene encoding protein CROWDED NUCLEI 2-like, producing MSTPHRKGYLALSLTPRSEASRSAAKGKAVAGPPLGLLDDNGRGGVGVGGGEGLEDWRRFREAGLLDEAAMERRDRQALADRVSKLQNELTDYQHHMGLLLMEKTQLADNFEELRKALAEAQELLKREQTAHLIAISEAEKREDNLRKALSFEKQCMADLEKALRELRAEEGQKNLESEAKLANANSLVAGIGDKSLEVRGKLHDAEAKLAEVNRKCSQLDVKMQELERRDSVLREERRSLKIEQEEHKAAFFKQREDLREWEKKLQERERRLSEDRRIINEREEKANESDRILRQKERDLQGAESRIESSTSSLKEKEEDINRRLEDLVMKEKEADSLGSILQRKEEELRALEEKLNIREKREIQKVLEEQRIILDGKLLQFESELEERRKSVDKELRSRVEEVERKEADVSHKEEKLVKREQTVDMKMERVKEKEKDLDARMKTLKEKEKSMKLEEKRLEIEKKQMLADIESLQNLKDELENIRADNAQKEMDIRKEEESLRITAEERSEHLRLQAELKMEIEKCQSQRELLLKEAEELKEERERFETEWDVLDEKRAAVTEEQRKVLEEKESLKKWQLSEEERLKRQKLETENIKRELETLRLENESLNAKMRHEELDLSEKAEDERKQMLQEFEVMKMELEASLRSRQGEVEKELLVRGRELEAQRDAELKKINELKENALRELDEARSEKLRIQKEKQNLEQNKKQLHVDQLKMREDIDQLVALSQKLKEKREKFLRERDRFHDFVEKLKSCGNCGDLTREFLLSDLQSPEMGDKEDFVLPGLVDELSKSGQINTSPLNRTAANNSSAGGPISWLRKCTLKILSPSKKIDNDVETDERTRRFSIVGVEPESSSHVRDLKSDDDVKRADDAHEQSVDNNSYLSSQMQQEVPEDSQQSRLRRGQPRTRNQRGRVYRNRSVKAVVEDARTFLGDDLPPELKHNDEVQPDDDVTNQDSPRAENASRNGRRKRQHAESSRMTGSEMHAADSEGPSDSVTVGGGGRKKRRHTAVAPSAVQTPGQTRYNLRRHRPTSSAVAVETSSDMNQEGKKEHDKCKAAKATASEVNSLPARDRDDDDGIHSRMAQVTTVKTVEEKIVRFTTADTIDENADAPAVVQTADLIEEVNDTQEFYEEEDAGNEAEEAEDDYDEEADHLGEASITKKIWTFFTT from the exons ATGTCAACTCCTCATAGGAAGGGGTATCTTGCCTTGTCCCTGACGCCGCGGAGCGAGGCCTCGAGGAGCGCCGCTAAGGGCAAAGCGGTTGCTGGGCCACCGCTGGGTTTGTTGGACGACAATGGGCGGGGCGGCGTTGGCGTCGGTGGCGGCGAGGGCTTGGAGGACTGGAGGCGGTTCAGGGAGGCGGGACTGCTGGACGAGGCGGCAATGGAAAGGAGGGACCGCCAGGCGCTTGCGGACCGGGTCTCCAAGTTGCAGAATGAG CTAACGGATTACCAACACCACATGGGGCTTCTCTTGATGGAGAAGACACAGCTTGCTGACAATTTTGAAGAATTAAGGAAAGCATTAGCAGAAGCTCAGGAGCTTCTCAAGCGGGAGCAGACAGCACATTTGATTGCAATCTCAGAGGCTGAGAAGAGAGAAGATAATTTGAGGAAGGCTTTGAGCTTCGAGAAGCAATGCATGGCTGAT CTTGAAAAGGCTTTGCGGGAATTGCGTGCAGAGGAGGGGCAGAAAAATCTTGAATCTGAAGCAAAGTTGGCTAATGCTAATTCTTTGGTCGCTGGAATAGGGGACAAGTCTTTGGAGGTGAGAGGAAAGCTGCATGATGCTGAGGCAAAGCTTGCTGAGGTCAATAGGAAATGCTCACAGTTGGATGTGAAAATGCAAGAATTGGAGAGACGTGATAGTGTACTTCGGGAGGAGCGCCGATCTCTGAAAATAGA GCAGGAGGAGCACAAGGCAGCATTTTTCAAGCAAAGGGAAGATTTAAGAGAATGGGAGAAGAAATTGCAGGAGCGAGAAAGAAGGCTAAGTGAGGATCGGAGAATTATTAATGAGAGGGAGGAGAAGGCAAATGAAAGTGATCGGATTCTTCGGCAAAAGGAGAGGGATCTTCAAGGGGCTGAAAGTAGGATAGAGTCCTCTACCTCCTcattgaaagagaaagaggaagacATAAATCGAAGGTTAGAAGACTTGGTTATGAAAGAAAAG GAAGCTGACTCTCTGGGAAGCATCTtacaaagaaaagaagaagaattgcGAGCGCTGGAGGAGAAGTTGAACATCCGAGAAAAG AGGGAGATCCAAAAGGTCCTTGAAGAGCAGAGGATTATCTTGGATGGGAAACTTCTCCAGTTTGAATCAGAACTAGAAGAGAGGAGAAAGTCGGTGGATAAGGAATTGAGAAGTAGGGTTGAAGAAGTAGAAAGGAAAGAAGCTGATGTAAGCCACAAAGAAGAGAAGCTAGTGAAACGAGAACAAACAGTTGATATGAAGATGGAGAgggtaaaagaaaaagagaaggatCTTGATGCAAGGATGAAAACtttgaaggagaaggagaagtcCATGAAACTTGAGGAGAAAAGGCTGGAGATCGAGAAGAAACAGATGCTTGCAGATATAGAAAGCTTGCAGAACCTCAAGGATGAATTGGAAAATATAAGAGCAGATAATGCTCAGAAGGAGATGGATATACGAAAAGAGGAGGAGAGTCTAAGGATAACTGCAGAGGAGAGATCAGAGCATCTTCGGCTTCAAGCAGAACTGAAGATGGAGATAGAAAAGTGCCAAAGTCAAAGGGAGTTGCTTCTGAAGGAAGCTGAGGAACTGAAAGAGGAAAGGGAGAGGTTTGAGACGGAGTGGGATGTTTTGGATGAGAAGAGAGCGGCAGTTACCGAGGAACAAAGAAAAGTTCTTGAAGAGAAAGAAAGTCTAAAGAAATGGCAGCTCTCCGAGGAAGAAAGGTTGAAAAGGCAGAAACTAGAAACAGAGAACATTAAGAGAGAGTTGGAAACTCTGAGATTGGAGAATGAATCATTGAATGCCAAGATGAGGCATGAGGAATTGGACTTGTCTGAGAAAGCAGAAGACGAACGCAAGCAAATGCTTCAAGAGTTTGAAGTGATGAAAATGGAACTTGAGGCTAGCCTTCGAAGTCGTCAAGGAGAAGTGGAGAAGGAGCTGCTTGTTAGAGGGAGAGAACTTGAAGCTCAGAGGGATGCagaacttaaaaaaataaatgagttGAAAGAAAATGCGCTGAGAGAGCTGGACGAAGCAAGATCAGAAAAGCTTAGGATACAAAAGGAGAAACAGAACCTTGAGCAGAACAAGAAACAGCTTCATGTGGATCAACTTAAGATGCGTGAAGATATTGACCAGCTTGTTGCTCTAAGCCAAAAACTgaaagaaaagagggaaaagtTCTTAAGGGAAAGAGACCGCTTCCATGATTTTGTTGAGAAGCTTAAAAGTTGTGGAAATTGCGGAGACTTGACGAGGGAATTCTTGCTCTCCGATTTGCAGTCACCTGAGATGGGGGATAAGGAGGATTTTGTGCTGCCAGGGCTGGTGGATGAATTATCTAAGAGTGGTCAAATTAACACAAGTCCTTTGAACAGAACTGCTGCAAATAATTCTTCTGCTGGAGGCCCTATTTCCTGGCTTCGTAAATGTACATTGAAGATCCTCTCCCCGAGTAAGAAGATTGATAATGATGTTGAAACAGATGAGAGAACCAGAAGGTTTAGTATTGTTGGAGTGGAACCCGAGTCATCCTCTCATGTCCGGGATCTTAAATCTGATGACGATGTCAAGAGGGCGGATGATGCTCATGAGCAATCTGTAGATAACAACAGCTACTTGAGCAGTCAGATGCAACAAGAAGTTCCTGAAGACTCCCAGCAATCTAGGTTGAGGAGAGGGCAGCCAAGAACTAGAAATCAGCGGGGACGAGTTTACAGAAATCGTTCTGTAAAGGCCGTGGTTGAAGATGCGAGGACCTTTCTGGGTGATGACCTCCCTCCAGAACTAAAGCACAATGATGAGGTGCAACCTGATGATGATGTCACCAACCAGGATAGTCCTCGTGCAGAGAATGCGTCAAGAAATGGCAGAAGGAAGCGTCAGCATGCTGAGAGCTCGAGAATGACTGGGAGTGAGATGCATGCAGCAGATAGTGAAGGACCTTCTGATAGTGTCACCGTGGGAGGTGGAGGGCGTAAAAAAAGGAGGCACACTGCTGTTGCTCCTTCAGCTGTACAAACTCCAGGACAAACTCGGTACAATCTTAGGAGACACAGGCC CACTAGCAGTGCCGTAGCAGTGGAAACCTCCTCTGACATGAAtcaagaaggaaagaaagaacacGATAAGTGTAAAGCGGCAAAAGCAACTGCATCTGAGGTTAATAGTTTGCCAGCTCGCGACcgggatgatgatgatggtatTCATTCACGCATGGCCCAGGTTACAACTGTAAAAACTGTAGAGGAGAAGATAGTAAGG TTCACTACAGCAGACACCATTGATGAGAATGCCGATGCCCCAGCGGTAGTTCAGACGGCTGACTTGATTGAGGAAGTGAACGATACTCAAGAATTTTATGAGGAAGAGGATGCTGGAAATGAAGCCGAGGAGGCAGAGGACGACTATGACGAAGAGGCAGATCACCTTGGTGAGGCATCGATAACTAAGAAGATCTGGACTTTCTTCACCACTTGA
- the LOC116210022 gene encoding piriformospora indica-insensitive protein 2-like, whose protein sequence is MRSRRRLDMETSSAFLFFTFTVMLCLALPSSAADGSGYSNGASDEAPMEKAEKEALYSAIRGFVGDWWNGSDLYPDPCGWTAIQGVSCDLFNGQWYVTSLNIGPVHDNSLDCAAKPLFTSHLFDLRHLKSLSFYNCFVSPDQTLPSDTYWDALSGSLESIEFRSNPGLVGGIPSSFGSLLNLRSLVILENGLKGTLPENLGNIPGLQRLVLAGNRFTGPIPSTFGRLSELLILDMSRNYLAGQLPASIGDLASLLKLDLSNNLLQGKLPSELGKLRNLTLMDLRNNNFSGGLTQSLQEMESLEELALSGNPVNGELNILEWQNLKSLAVLDLSRMGLRGEIPETFPQLKKIRYLGLSNNSLSGVLPPDLETLPNLSALYVNGNNLTGEMKFSAGFYSRMGRRLGAWDNPSLCYNADELGPTGNFPCRVRPCGDEKLEEEEKEMTVGHISRGKRLGGDGDVGGNSYLLPPLGFPSNGVSGFQCCNFCVDVLLLAIVLNYFL, encoded by the exons ATGAGAAGCAGAAGAAGACTGGACATGGAGACCTCTTctgctttccttttcttcacgTTCACGGTGATGCTGTGTTTGGCTCTTCCGAGCAGCGCTGCGGACGGAAGTGGTTATAGCAACGGAGCTTCAGATGAGGCTCCAATGGAAAAGGCAGAGAAGGAGGCTCTGTACTCGGCCATTAGAGGCTTCGTGGGCGACTGGTGGAATGGCTCAGATCTCTATCCTGACCCTTGTGGCTGGACTGCCATTCAG GGAGTGTCCTGTGATTTGTTCAACGGGCAATGGTATGTGACATCCTTGAACATCGGACCGGTCCATGACAACTCCTTGGACTGTGCCGCAAAGCCTCTCTTCACATCCCACTTGTTCGATCTCAGGCACCTGAAGTCCCTCTCCTTTTACAACTGCTTTGTCTCGCCTGACCAAACACTCCCGTCTGATACCTACTGGGATGCGCTTTCTGGCAGCTTGGAGTCCATAGAGTTCCGGTCCAACCCCGGACTCGTCGGGGGAATCCCGTCCAGTTTCGGCAGCCTCTTGAACCTCCGCTCTCTGGtgatcctagaaaatggtctCAAGGGGACGTTGCCAGAGAACCTTGGGAACATACCTGGCTTGCAGCGGCTGGTCCTAGCAGGTAACCGCTTCACAGGCCCAATCCCATCCACATTTGGCAGGTTATCCGAGCTGCTAATATTGGACATGAGTAGGAATTATCTAGCGGGCCAACTGCCAGCATCGATCGGGGACTTGGCCTCGCTCCTGAAGCTCGACTTGAGCAACAACCTACTCCAAGGGAAGCTTCCGAGTGAACTGGGGAAGTTACGGAACCTCACCCTCATGGACCTTAGGAACAACAACTTCTCAGGCGGGTTGACGCAGTCACTCCAGGAGATGGAATCCTTGGAAGAGCTGGCCCTGTCGGGGAACCCGGTCAATGGAGAGCTCAACATCCTAGAGTGGCAAAACCTGAAGAGCTTGGCAGTCTTGGACCTTTCTAGAATGGGATTACGGGGAGAGATCCCTGAAACATTTCCACAGCTCAAGAAGATCAGGTACTTGGGTCTAAGCAACAACAGCCTCTCAGGAGTTCTGCCTCCAGACCTCGAAACGTTGCCCAACCTCAGTGCACTGTACGTAAACGGGAACAATCTGACGGGGGAGATGAAGTTCTCGGCAGGATTTTACAGCAGAATGGGGAGGAGGCTTGGGGCATGGGACAATCCCAGTTTGTGTTACAATGCTGATGAGTTGGGTCCAACTGGTAACTTCCCATGCAGAGTAAGGCCATGTGGGGATGAGAAAttggaagaagaggagaaggaaATGACGGTGGGTCATATCTCAAGAGGCAAGCGATTGGGTGGTGATGGAGATGTTGGAGGAAATTCCTATTTGTTGCCCCCTTTGGGGTTCCCAAGCAATGGTGTTAGTGGATTTCAATGTTGCAACTTTTGTGTAGATGTGCTGTTGCTTGCCATAGTCCTAAACTATTTCCTAtag